In Misgurnus anguillicaudatus chromosome 14, ASM2758022v2, whole genome shotgun sequence, the genomic window ttctgggtaagtatcacgttcacagtcggctctttgctgattcactctcgttttcctctctctctccacaggtgatcgctaggacacagaaacactgttactgaacttggaatgtttctcaccggctccgctgcttacagctttctgggtaagtatcacgttcacagtcggctctttactgattcactctcgttttcctctctctctccgcaggtgatcgctaggacacagaaacactgttactgaacttggaatgtttctcaccggctccgctgcttacagctttctgggtaagtatcacgttcacagtcggctcttttctgattcactctcgttttcctctctctctccacaggtgatcgctaggacacagaaacactgttactgaacttggaatgtttctcaccggctccgctgcttacagctttctgggtcagtatcacgttcacagtcggctctttgctgattcactctcgttttcctctctctctccacaggtgatcgctaggacacagaaacactgctACTGAACTtggaatgtttctcaccggctccgctgcttacagctttctggatAAGTATCGCATTCACAGTCGGTTCTTATTtaggtcagcaggggggcgaaggtcacacaccacctcgccgggtcgagcgctgccctatccccactgtccgtaggccgatcgaatcccggataggggcgccctttcgtagagaccacgggggcgGCGGACCCTttcgcctccgactctgcgaCAATACAAACACAGATAAGCTTACACCGCAAATGCTTCTAATATTTTACTCACAGTCCTTCACAGCTCTTGGTCTGCGTCTCTTCGTACTCTTAAACAGCACACAGCGTATGATGGCAATGAGGTCTGAGGTCGTTGGCCCCTCCGTCCTCCTTCCAGGGAAGAGAATGGATGGTGCGGGGcttctgacaagacacacagcaacccacagcaaatacacagcaccactctaaCGTGAAAAAGCTTATGAATTTGTAAAGTCTCACTCACCACACTGTAAGTGCAACACCACAAGGGAAACGCCCGATATCCTCCACTGTGCTTGGGGCTAACGTAGAGGCGATGGCAAAACGACCAGACCAAAGTCGCGTTGCTGTGGCTGTATGGAATGTATGCTTctagcggctcgcccaccacgctacttataggggtagggccgccttccTAATCCTAGAAGACTCCAACGATCACACAATGTAAGTGTCTGCCAGTTATGCTACACCACGGACatactcacagcggatagcctttgtTTACGTTGTGTAACGAGGTCAAATCCCTTCTCGCTTTAATCCTTCCAAAATACTAGTTGGACCAGGGTTCCTTTTCTACCCGTAGGGTTATTCCTCAAATCCAGCCGGTCCACCGTAACTGCAACAAGAGAGGAGggaagagagagaaatataGCCAGTCACCACGTCTAacaatgagcacagctccgttcctcagcacacactCAACTGCCAACTGTCATCTAACTGTGCTTTTTATACTTCTCTTTACACTCCCGTTATCCAATTACCCGGCGATCTCTttaactaggcacagctgtgcccaatcggctgattacagccttcGCGGAGccgccggatgtccggtgtttccatTTTTCCGGTCGGGgtggaaacatccgggcggaaccaaacttcctcaacttttggttccgccctaaaaAGTCGTCACCCCGTGACATCaacacttttaacagtgttgaATATATACCCTTAAACAGTGTACATTATTTTACACCAAGAGTGTACAATATACTCCAGAGTACATTATGTTTTACTCCCCACAAGAgtgtattaaacacacatttagaGTTTATTTTTACACTGAGGTAGTGAATGTAAAATCCCTACCacgcatttattttaaaaactgcACATTAATTAAGGTTAAAATCTGTTTTAACACCACGTAAGTAATgaacattaatacatttttaaactgtttgCTACTTTTAACATATCCATACTCAAAATGATTGCAGTGTATTAATAAACAGGTCatgaacatttttaaaacaatcaatatttatttttttccaagaATCAGTTTGTAACTGGTTTTCACAAATACATTCAGTACAGCATGTTTACTAAATACTGGGAACAAACACATTAGTTCAACAAAGCATTCAAGTTAATTCATTTTATATGACTGTCCATGTTTTGTGTGCAATTTCACATTTTCAACATATATAAAACTGTAGAGGGATTAAGATTTGTGAAGGTCTACAACTTTACTTAAAAAGGTACATCCAAACAAGACCGGAGCACAAAAGTACTGTCTAAAATGAAGgcctttatataaaaacatgtatagGAACAATATAAAGGTCATTTTGCTGAAATCCATAAGATGTTTGAAGGTCAAACGGCTTAAAGAAACGCAAGGTTTCCACATTCAAAATAGAGACATTCCTACAAAGCCCCTCTTGGACTTGAAATGAGTGTAGATGTTCAACAAAGCATAAAGTCTCAAAATCACAagtcaacaaaaaatgttgaccATCAAATCCAATTATATCAGTAATCTTACTGAAGACAGGAAGATCATCTTTCATATCTGAACAAACAAGAAGACCTGAACGGTATTCTGTCCCAAAACaagaaatccaagtaaaaaGATCAACATAACAATCAATGTCGATTTGCAGTTTTTCTGCAATCAATTCACAGTTTAACAGGCTACAAAGCTGAACGCTTGATACAGGTCCACACTCAATACACTTAAATGGCTGAGATTCCCAGTGGTATGCAATAGACATCTGATGTTTTAGAGCTAATGACTTAGtaatatttttgaaatttttaatactttttttaaaaaagcgaTGTTTTGCTTCGAAACGCATCCCCCAAACATGAACAAGTGGCCCTATCTTCCTGATGCATCTGGGATAATGAACCATGAAGTGATGCTTAGGAGTAAGACTTCTTGAATAGAGCTCTTTGAACAGGGTGTGGTGTTCACAGATCAAATATTTCAGATAAACAGTCATTCCATCCGAGATGACCGGAGAAAACACAATATTTATTATCTGTAGTAAAAGAAGCAGTAAGCTCCAGTGTTTATTTTCTGGTTCAACCAGATCTCCAAAAATTAGAGGCAAATTTCTAATCAGGCAAAATGTCTGGATGGCATTGAGACCCACCCCATTTCCAGCTTGTTCAAATCTAAGCATAGTAGGTCGGTTTTTACGTTCAACATAACCATAGTTAAACGAGTAAATTCTATTGCTTGCAGCCTGTAAAGACACAACATTGCTGTCAGACAAATATCTCCAACTGTGCCACTCCCTCTAATATGTCATGCATGATATCCACTGCATAATTGTCAGAAATATTAAAATACTGCAGCTCATTGAGTAAACATGGTCTTTTGACACCAAATGATGACTGCAGGCCAGCATCAGAAAGAAGGCTTTGACAGTGCTCATCGTGTAGAACTTTGTCACGCAATACTACGTCCGGATGGtcatcacaaaaaaatactCTGAGAAGAAAGCTtatcaataagacaaaaccGGCAAAAATAGTTTGCACTAAATGATTCTAAAAACCCAAAAAGTGTGTGCATTCCCAAATTATCACCAGTTACCTGAGCTATTGTTCCACGTACTGGTTCATCAGAGACTGGCAACTTAATTCCAGAGCTCTCAAGAATTTTAATATCACGCACAATAGGCTCCAAGATGGCACTGAAGCCATACTTCTTGACATCTTGTGTGTGAAAAAGTGCCAAAAGATGAATATTCATAAGGGCCGAGTTAACCTTAGGAGATAGGTTTCTCAAGACAAAATACATACTTCCAACCTTATGGATGCCATGTTTGGAGCCCAGAGGATTTGAGGTTTCAAAGTCATCataaaaaagttgtatttgaAGAGAGTTGTTTTCTTTGGAAAAGAGAGGATGCTCTTTAAAATAGCTGCCATCACAGAACTCTCTTAAAATGTCTCTTTCCTCACTTTGCTGTACAAAATGTTTATGGATTTCTTCGTTTCTGAACATGAAATTTAAAGTCTGTAATAAAGGGACATAAATAAATTTATCAGTGACTGGAACTTGGTCGTATGTTCCTGTAGTTGTATTTTGTCTAGTGTCATATCTCACTCCTAAAGGGATTTCAACTGGTTCTACAACCCCCCAGGtctcaaaaaagtattttttccaTCGAGTCTCTGTTGTGAATTTAGAGAAGGGATTCTCAAGATTGTCAAAATATTCTTCAACACCTTCCCTTTGCTCATTAGTTTCAAGCAACTGAACAACACCTTCTTTAATGTTCGAGTGCATTTCATAAATAAGTTCCTCCATATTTTCAGCCACTGATGTAATTACATTGGTAGCTACTCCACTACTCTGCAGTTTTGCAATTAGTGATGCACACATTTCTTGGGTTCGTGATGTTCTCTCATGGGCACTTAAAGATGTTCCTGGACTTTCTGAAAATATGCTGGATGACTGCATGACAGAGGGATTAGAGGGAGGTTCTAATGACAGCATTTCAGATATTCTACTGTTGTGCCTTGTTTGGATATGTTTTCTAAAGCCAGAAAAGGTAACAAATTTTTGACAACACCCATCCTGATCGCATACCAACTGTAACCTTCTGCCAGGATAAAAAGCATGAGAAAACTTGAGATGGCGAATTAACTCGGTAACTGTTCTAGAACTTAATTTGCAAACAAAGCACCTAAACATCTTCTCAAGAAAACTTTGCAACAGTACTTAATTAAGAACCTTGGCCCGAAGATCTCCGATTCGAGGGCTTTCATGGGTAATGCCTACATCAATGTTGTAGATGGTTGTTTGAAGAAAGGTAAACATATTGTGCAAAGCAGCATCATATGAAATGCCAAACACATAATGAGTTTTGAAAAGTTCATCAAAGGCTGAGAGAGAGGACTTAGCCATGCAGGGAATGAGCTGCCCATCCAACACAATGTAGTACTCATGGATGCTACTCTTCGAAGTCCCAACTGCCAAGATGTAGGGCTGTGTTGTCTGTGTTGATCCAAGAACTTCTTCAAAACTGCAACAGGactaaaaaaaacaagtacaaaCTGAAAAAACTTAAGTATGACATTACAAAGAGAGTGCATATACATTGCAATAAGGACATATTATTAAcatatttctatttattaaatatcATATGActtaattcatttaatttaacagccaaaaaaaaaaacatcttacatTGCCATCTTACATTAGTGTTACTGCaactatgaaaaaaaatcactattTAAATACCTGACAAAAATTACCTACGTATCACCACACATTGCATATCAACACTCTTACATAACATTAAAAGTAAGCATACCTTATGAAATTTTACTACACGGTCTACAGCTTCACGCACACTGATCTTGACAACCTTCTTATTTCCACTAGAAGGTGGTGGTAGGAGATACACCAGCAATAAGAGGGACGACATCTCACTGTCCCAATCTATgatcagaaaaaaaaactataacaaACCTATATACAGAAGTATTTTATGTACACATGAAATGATTATCTGTCCTCCTTTGATTACCATACATACTGAACTACCTGTAGCTCCATGACTGGTGTTGCATTGCAGTTCTGCCGACTGAATCAGACAACTCAGATGCAGTGACTGGGTCAGGGCTTTGGCTTCTTGAATGACTTTTTGTTTCAGACAAGAGTCCCACTTCTCCAGAAGCTTAGATGCAGTCTCCACTCCAAACAATAACTGAAAGTCTTGCAGCACCTAAAATGGTATATGGATAAAAGCATGGAATTATTTGTCAAATTACTAAGTATTGCAGCTCAAAAGCCCTTTTAAACAAAGACAACAACAACTCATAGATGCAATACTTACCAGTCCTTTTGTGTCAAGAAACCTCGGAAATAAAGAAATAACAGAGGATGACTTTTCAGGATCATGGATCATTTTCTGGCGATACTGAAAGGTAGATTTCATCTTTGCAGCCACTTGCTCTGGATCCAAACAGTGTTTCAGAAATGAAATAGCTTCTTGACAACGATCTCCCTCCAGCTGCATTTCTGATGTAAAAAATGCTCTTTGAGTTCCAGGTCCCCTTCTTTCACAAGTGGCCTCTGAAGTAGTGGTCCTGCTGCAGCGGTTGTTACGTTGAACCGTTTTAAGTCTCCAGGCTATGTACCCCGAATTACCCTCTGCATCGTAGAAGTGTTCCTAAAATGAAtgcaaaacaatttaaaattacaGCAGTTACAACTTAATTacaaacagcttataaaaaatatattacaaaagagcctttaactctttccccaccaacagttttttttaagttgccagcatatttatgattttcaaaaaagttgaatgccttctgGAGTTGTGTAagagtgccatctagtggatgaTAGCGAAAATATGGATAGccgaaaaactcgtcattggcagggaatgGTTTGcccttaattgacgagataactcgtcattgACAGGGAAAACGTCTTtgacagggaaagagttaagaaaaatattcatttgaaaagtaaaaaaaactcacatAGCCTTGTCTAGAATAAGGATCCTTGAGGGAGGGGAACAGTGTCACAATCCCAACTGCATATTTAACCCTGACCTCCTTAGGTGGAATACACCTTGGTGGACAAATAAAGCTACACTGTTATATGCAGTAAAACTGCTCAATTGACTACAGTTAAAATGGTTATCCCCATACTGTATTGTCAAACCAAGTTAAACTGAGAAAAGGTAATAAAATCCTTTACCCTACCCATGTTTATCAATCATGTCTCCAACCAGTGCATTAACAAGAATTTGTCTTGTGGAATCTGTGATTTTCCCTGTTTTTCTGTATTCCTGAAATATCTTCTCTCCTGCAGGctttttttctaaaacacttTTCACAAGCTAAAAAAACAAAGATAATTTGTAAATATGGTAAATTAATCTAGTAGgttgtttacacttggtattaagatgtgttttcagaTCACAAATAGACGATGTTAacgccaggtgtaaacgtgttCAAAGTGCTTTAAGCttatccactttcgaccactttcaaccacattcagatgTAGTCGAAAACACATctgattgcttttgtagtgtaaacgcacatgtggttgaacatgttttcgaacagccacacaagACCGCCTACTCTCTGCCCATtttgtaatctgaggtactgagtaGGGGTGGGACAAAAAATCGATTCTTGGATTAATTGCGATTCGGACGTGGGCCGATTCTGAATCAattcacaaatgtcaagaatcgattcttaaatgttagtttacaaaataataacgtgACGTTATCAGAAACAAAAGGCGGAACTCAAGTGGGGGAGCGGTGCTACACACAGACAACTTGAGAGAGCGCGCACTGCACGAGCGCATAGTGGAGCTTACAAGAGCAGAAGAGAAAGAACactttaaatgcacacacaccgTGCATGTGGATCAACTCCTGCATGAGGCAAGAATGCGCATCCTTGTGAATTTTGGAAGTTAAAAACGACTGAGCTGCAGTGGCCtggcaaaacacatttgagacaTAAGgcgcagcaactcaaaaagacctgcgtgtttcacaattactctaaAAGACCATAATGACAAATTCGCATgtggagcagcagttaacttatgtgcgatctaccggcattgcctttgcgatcgacgtattggacacccctgccctAAACCATCCGCTGACTGTTTAGATATAACATGAATatacttctgtaaaaatatgggtaacactttaaaataatggtcaataCTTAATAGTTAGTTACACAGGAACTAATGCAGAACAAATGATTAGTGCTGCATTAACACTGAAATCACTACTGATAACTAATAAAGAAGAGCAATTAACTAATCAGTAGGTATAGCATACTAATGTTTGGGTTAAGTAACAACTGGTTACATATTAACTACTGCAATGTTGAAAGATCCTGGTGAACAATACATTAACTAAGACTTATTTCAAGTAACTATGAATTAAATACATATCAACAGTCACATACCAATAAATAAAGTCTGATCCTGTAAACTTTTTCGGCGTGCCGCCCCCTTTGTGTAATTCTAaaatctatttattttttattacacaaaacata contains:
- the LOC141369498 gene encoding uncharacterized protein translates to MIDKHGCIPPKEVRVKYAVGIVTLFPSLKDPYSRQGYEHFYDAEGNSGYIAWRLKTVQRNNRCSRTTTSEATCERRGPGTQRAFFTSEMQLEGDRCQEAISFLKHCLDPEQVAAKMKSTFQYRQKMIHDPEKSSSVISLFPRFLDTKGLVLQDFQLLFGVETASKLLEKWDSCLKQKVIQEAKALTQSLHLSCLIQSAELQCNTSHGATDWDSEMSSLLLLVYLLPPPSSGNKKVVKISVREAVDRVVKFHKSCCSFEEVLGSTQTTQPYILAVGTSKSSIHEYYIVLDGQLIPCMAKSSLSAFDELFKTHYVFGISYDAALHNMFTFLQTTIYNIDVGITHESPRIGDLRAKVLN